The following proteins come from a genomic window of Salvia hispanica cultivar TCC Black 2014 chromosome 4, UniMelb_Shisp_WGS_1.0, whole genome shotgun sequence:
- the LOC125221510 gene encoding uncharacterized protein LOC125221510: MEQGRMLFDASAFMLFEATGDSEDRDSGAAAEAEEEDDAQSCSSARLYEAVYGGEDARAAQLDDYSDDDEEEDGVVDQCRSAAAEAAKGCEESMRNEREGDRLFWEACLAS, encoded by the coding sequence aTGGAGCAAGGGAGAATGCTATTCGATGCATCAGCTTTCATGCTGTTCGAGGCCACCGGCGATTCCGAAGACCGCGACTCCGGCGCCGCcgcggaggcggaggaggaggatgatGCGCAGTCGTGCAGCTCCGCGCGCCTGTATGAGGCGGTCTACGGCGGCGAGGATGCTCGCGCCGCGCAATTGGACGATTACTCCGACGACGACGAAGAAGAGGACGGCGTCGTCGATCAATGCCGGAgcgcggcggcggaggcggcgaAGGGATGTGAAGAATCGATGAGgaatgagagagagggggATAGGCTCTTCTGGGAGGCGTGTTTGGCGtcttag
- the LOC125222791 gene encoding rho GTPase-activating protein 2-like yields MTGMVMVTRGGGCGGKSSKSAAAEEHDKQQQQQQQQLSLLDFILSALRKSMVSTCNIDREDQEVISALHPMEIGWPTNVQHITHVTFDRFHGFLGLPVEFEVEVPCRAPSASVSVFGVSADSMQCSYDNRGNSVPTILLLMQDRLYSQDGLKSEGIFRINPENGQEEHVRDQLNRGIVPEDIDVHCLAGLIKAWFRELPSGVLDGLSPEQVLQCNTEEEAVDLIKQLQPTEGALLNWAVDLMADVVEHEESNKMNARNIAMVFSPNMTQMSDPLTALMHAVQVMNLLKTLITKTLRERDEAGDEGYSPSSSLSSERQSDEEEEYDSQQEMETSCESASEEDEERDEVESLGEIEECFLRQLNENQNAKKGFCKQLEGILCRDQESGSSPFNADSSLSVSDSRVESSFFSTSDGEDSRMSSAVSGLKMAAENQPSAAIQELHDVVNQDMDMDVVDNVGESVIMKQLPVPDAAV; encoded by the exons ATGACTGGGATGGTTATGGTGACGAGGGGCGGCGGCTGCGGAGGAAAGAGCTCGAAATCCGCTGCGGCGGAGGAGCACGAtaagcagcagcagcagcagcagcagcagctctCCTTGCTCGATTTCATCCTGTCAGCGCTGAGGAAATCAATGGTGTCTACGTGCAACATCGACCGGGAAGATCAGGAAGTGATCTCAGCCCTCCATCCCATGGAAATCGGGTGGCCCACAAACGTTCAGCACATAACTCATGTCACATTTGATAGATTCCACGGTTTTCTAGGGCTCCCTGTTGAGTTCGAGGTTGAGGTTCCTTGCAGAGCTCCCAGTGCTAG TGTCAGTGTGTTTGGGGTCTCAGCTGACTCGATGCAGTGCTCTTACGACAATAGGGGGAACAGCGTCCCGACTATATTGTTGCTGATGCAGGACAGGTTGTATTCACAAGATGGTCTTAAG TCGGAAGGGATATTTAGGATAAATCCGGAGAATGGCCAGGAGGAGCATGTTAGGGACCAGCTCAATCGGGGCATTGTGCCTGAGGACATTGACGTTCATTGCCTAGCCGGTTTGATCAAGGCGTGGTTTAGGGAGCTCCCGTCTGGGGTTCTTGACGGGCTTTCTCCAGAGCAGGTGTTGCAGTGCAATACAGAGGAGGAGGCAGTTGATCTGATCAAGCAGCTGCAACCGACCGAGGGTGCACTGCTCAACTGGGCAGTTGATCTCATGGCCGACGTGGTCGAGCACGAAGAATCCAACAAGATGAATGCCAGAAACATCGCTATGGTCTTCTCCCCAAACATGACTCAG ATGTCTGATCCATTAACTGCCCTAATGCACGCAGTTCAAGTAATGAACTTGCTGAAGACACTCATCACGAAGACGCTGCGAGAGAGAGACGAGGCGGGGGACGAGGGCTACTCGCCCTCGTCCTCTCTCTCGTCAGAGAGGCAGTccgacgaggaggaggagtaTGACAGCCAGCAGGAGATGGAGACTAGCTGCGAGTCAGCCTCAGAGGAGGACGAGGAGAGAGACGAAGTCGAGTCGCTGGGCGAGATAGAAGAGTGCTTCTTGAGGCAGCTGAATGAGAACCAGAATGCCAAAAAGGGATTCTGCAAGCAGCTGGAGGGGATCCTGTGCAGAGACCAGGAGAGTGGCTCCTCTCCCTTCAATGCAGATTCTAGCCTCTCCGTGTCGGATAGTCGGGTCGAGAGCTCGTTCTTCAGCACCAGCGATGGAGAAGACTCGAGAATGAGCTCGGCTGTTTCCGGACTTAAGATGGCTGCGGAGAACCAACCCTCTGCAGCCATACAGGAACTCCACGACGTTGTCAACCAAGACATGGACATGGACGTGGTCGACAACGTCGGGGAATCTGTAATAATGAAGCAGCTACCTGTCCCAGATGCAGCTGTTTGA